One Burkholderia cepacia genomic window carries:
- a CDS encoding ExbD/TolR family protein yields the protein MKLRRSRASKRGRIEIIPMIDVMFFLLATFMLTSLAMQRLDAVGIDLPRGQARQLQADRPVTLSVNRENQIFIDRQPVPLDRVSSIVAHLLGQHHDIVIAADDGAAHGVVVQAMLAARRAGAEHFLVAVHRD from the coding sequence GTGAAACTGCGCCGCTCGCGCGCATCGAAACGTGGACGCATCGAAATCATCCCGATGATCGACGTGATGTTCTTCCTGCTCGCGACGTTCATGCTGACGTCGCTCGCGATGCAGCGACTCGACGCGGTCGGGATCGATCTGCCGCGCGGGCAGGCGCGGCAGTTGCAAGCGGATCGGCCCGTGACGCTGTCGGTGAACCGGGAAAACCAGATCTTCATCGATCGGCAGCCGGTGCCGCTCGATCGCGTCAGCAGCATCGTCGCGCATCTGCTCGGACAACATCACGACATCGTCATCGCGGCGGACGATGGTGCGGCGCATGGCGTCGTCGTGCAGGCGATGCTGGCGGCGCGACGGGCGGGGGCCGAGCATTTTCTCGTCGCGGTGCATCGTGACTAG
- a CDS encoding MotA/TolQ/ExbB proton channel family protein, whose product MNEWSGFADALRVGGWVVYPLSALAIIALAIMLDRAYTFRRFAGGRGGAWRDGHAMQRLAALFDDGAMPLWHVEAKVDAAAQQIERDMSRGLWLLETIVTAAPLLGLLGTIVGMMHSFRLIGGDGLVNPAGVSGGVAQALVATAIGLVIALVALFAFNYFSRRVDRLMDELESFANERLAELRLARERAGAPL is encoded by the coding sequence ATGAATGAATGGTCAGGTTTTGCCGACGCGCTGCGTGTCGGCGGTTGGGTCGTCTATCCGCTGAGCGCGCTGGCGATCATCGCGCTGGCGATCATGCTGGACCGCGCATACACGTTCCGGCGCTTCGCCGGCGGGCGCGGCGGCGCATGGCGGGACGGGCATGCGATGCAGCGGCTGGCGGCGCTTTTCGACGACGGCGCGATGCCGCTGTGGCACGTCGAAGCGAAGGTCGACGCGGCCGCGCAGCAGATCGAGCGCGACATGAGCCGCGGTCTGTGGCTGCTCGAAACGATTGTCACGGCGGCACCGTTGCTGGGTTTGCTCGGCACGATCGTCGGCATGATGCATTCGTTCCGCCTGATCGGCGGTGACGGCCTCGTCAACCCGGCCGGTGTGTCGGGCGGGGTCGCACAGGCGCTCGTCGCGACCGCGATCGGCCTCGTGATCGCGCTCGTCGCGCTGTTCGCGTTCAATTACTTCTCGCGCCGCGTCGACCGTCTGATGGACGAGCTCGAATCGTTCGCGAACGAACGGCTCGCCGAATTGCGCCTCGCGCGCGAACGTGCGGGAGCGCCATTGTGA
- a CDS encoding TonB-dependent receptor, with protein MKINRSLLSRAAFLAFAAAVHVDAFAAGAAATLAGTVADTVAQGQPPAALDIELGKDAGTLDVSVNAKRLDRARNGLLPEVGASVYRFSQADIATLPQGDNTPLNQVLLQAPGVADDSYGQLHVRGDHANLQYRLNGIIIPEPISGFGQSLDTRIVDQMNFVTGALPAQYGYRTAGVVDIHTKSGDTGNGGTIDVYGGSHQTLRTSADVFGSQGAFSYYFSGTLGENNLGIEAPTSNGSPLHDHTRQGDAFGYMSYLINPLTRVSLMFGATSNRFEIPNTPGIAPAFTLNGNSTFDSAALNETQAELNNFAVLALQGTNGGALDYQVALFTRYTRTKFNPDPVGDLIFNGVASDDFHSNRANGVQTDFTYRLNDRHTLRAGLMFEREHAVFNNEVSVFPVDANGNPLSDQPLTIQDAHSKPGYLFSLYAQDEWKITPKLTLNYGLRFDRMNEYVQAGQVSPRIGIVYQATETTTLHAGYARYFTPPAFELVSGSTIASFNGTTNQSPSAQNDPVKPERSHYFDVGITQRLTSAVTVGLDAYYKKASDLLDEGQFGTALIFTPFNYQEGRVYGVEFTSSYKEGNVSAYLNVAYSRAQGKNIESAQFNFGPDELAYIANNWVYLDHDQRVTASFGGAYTLGRTTFSADGIVGSGLRRGFANTDRLPWYMQVNLGVLEHFEEPIVGKFDARVSLVNAFGHVYELRDGSGIGVGAPQYGPRRAIYAGLTKHF; from the coding sequence ATGAAAATCAACCGTTCGCTGCTTTCCCGCGCCGCCTTCCTGGCGTTCGCCGCGGCCGTCCATGTCGATGCGTTCGCCGCAGGCGCCGCCGCCACGCTGGCCGGCACCGTGGCCGACACCGTGGCCCAGGGGCAGCCGCCCGCTGCACTGGACATCGAACTCGGCAAGGACGCCGGCACGCTCGACGTGTCCGTCAACGCAAAGCGGCTCGATCGTGCCCGTAACGGCCTGCTGCCCGAGGTCGGCGCGAGCGTCTACCGGTTCTCGCAGGCCGACATCGCGACGCTGCCGCAGGGCGACAACACGCCGCTCAACCAGGTTCTGCTTCAGGCCCCGGGCGTCGCCGACGACTCCTACGGGCAACTGCACGTGCGCGGCGACCATGCGAACCTGCAATACCGGCTGAACGGCATCATCATTCCGGAACCGATCAGCGGCTTCGGCCAATCGCTCGACACCCGGATCGTCGACCAGATGAATTTCGTGACCGGCGCGCTGCCTGCGCAGTACGGCTACCGGACCGCCGGCGTGGTCGACATTCACACGAAATCGGGCGACACGGGCAACGGCGGGACGATCGATGTGTACGGCGGCAGCCATCAGACGCTGCGCACGAGCGCCGACGTATTCGGCTCGCAAGGTGCGTTCAGCTATTACTTCTCCGGCACGCTGGGCGAAAACAACCTCGGGATCGAGGCGCCGACGTCGAACGGTAGTCCGCTGCACGACCACACGCGCCAGGGCGACGCGTTCGGCTATATGTCGTACCTGATCAATCCGCTCACGCGCGTGAGCCTGATGTTCGGCGCGACGAGCAATCGCTTCGAGATTCCGAACACGCCCGGCATCGCGCCCGCATTCACGCTCAACGGCAACTCGACGTTCGATTCGGCCGCGCTGAACGAGACGCAGGCCGAACTGAACAACTTTGCGGTGCTCGCGCTGCAAGGCACGAACGGTGGCGCGCTTGACTATCAGGTCGCGCTCTTCACCCGCTATACACGCACGAAGTTCAATCCCGATCCGGTGGGCGATCTGATCTTCAATGGCGTTGCGTCCGACGATTTCCACAGCAATCGCGCGAACGGCGTCCAGACCGACTTCACTTACCGCCTGAACGATCGCCACACGCTGCGCGCGGGCCTGATGTTCGAGCGCGAGCATGCGGTTTTCAACAACGAGGTCAGCGTGTTCCCGGTCGACGCCAACGGCAATCCGCTGTCGGATCAGCCGTTGACGATCCAGGATGCGCACAGCAAGCCCGGCTATCTGTTCAGCCTCTATGCGCAGGACGAGTGGAAGATCACGCCGAAGCTGACGCTGAACTACGGTCTGCGCTTCGACCGGATGAACGAATACGTGCAGGCCGGTCAGGTGAGCCCGCGTATCGGCATCGTCTACCAGGCAACCGAAACCACCACGCTGCATGCCGGCTACGCGCGCTATTTCACGCCGCCCGCGTTCGAGCTCGTGTCCGGCTCCACGATCGCCAGCTTCAACGGCACGACGAACCAGAGCCCGAGCGCGCAGAACGACCCGGTTAAGCCGGAACGCAGCCACTACTTCGACGTCGGCATCACGCAGCGTCTCACGTCCGCCGTCACCGTCGGGCTCGACGCGTACTACAAGAAGGCGTCCGATCTGCTCGACGAAGGACAGTTCGGTACCGCCCTGATCTTTACGCCGTTCAACTATCAGGAAGGCCGCGTCTACGGGGTCGAATTCACGTCGAGCTACAAGGAGGGCAACGTGTCCGCCTATCTGAACGTCGCGTATAGCCGTGCGCAGGGCAAGAACATAGAATCCGCGCAGTTCAATTTCGGCCCGGACGAACTCGCGTACATCGCGAACAACTGGGTCTACCTCGATCACGACCAGCGCGTCACGGCGTCGTTCGGCGGCGCCTACACACTGGGCCGCACGACCTTCAGCGCGGACGGCATCGTTGGAAGCGGTTTGCGGCGGGGGTTTGCGAACACGGATCGCCTGCCTTGGTACATGCAGGTCAACCTAGGCGTGCTCGAACACTTCGAGGAGCCGATCGTCGGCAAGTTCGATGCGCGCGTGTCGCTCGTCAACGCGTTCGGCCACGTCTACGAGTTGCGCGACGGCTCCGGCATCGGCGTGGGCGCACCGCAGTACGGCCCGAGGCGCGCGATCTACGCGGGCCTGACGAAACACTTCTGA
- a CDS encoding Zn-dependent hydrolase, which produces MRRDDNLRAPRVNGDRLWASLDRMAQIGATPKGGVCRLALTDLDRESRDLFVQWAQDAGCTVRVDRMGNVFARRAGRNPDAAPVMTGSHADSQPTGGRYDGIYGVLGGLEVVRALNDAGIETERPIDVVIWTNEEGSRFAPAMVSAGVFSGVYTLEYGLSRTDGAGRTIGEELARIGYAGSEPVGGYPVHAAYELHIEQGAILERAGKTIGVVTGGQGQRWYEVTLTGVDAHAGTTPMAFRRDALVGAARMISFVEVLGRRYAPDARATVGMIEARPNSRNTVPGGCFFTVEFRHPDDAVLDELDAALRAELARVADETGLGAQIEQIFTYAPVPFAPRCIDTVRDAARALGLLHMDIVSGAGHDACYVARVAPTGMIFVPCVDGLSHNEAEAITPEWAAAGADVLLRAVLRSAQEAGR; this is translated from the coding sequence ATGCGGCGTGACGACAACCTGCGCGCACCGCGCGTGAACGGCGACCGCCTGTGGGCGTCGCTCGACCGGATGGCGCAGATCGGCGCGACGCCGAAGGGCGGCGTCTGCCGTCTTGCGCTGACCGACCTCGATCGCGAGTCGCGCGACCTGTTCGTGCAATGGGCGCAGGACGCCGGCTGCACGGTGCGCGTGGACCGGATGGGCAACGTGTTCGCGCGCCGCGCGGGCCGCAATCCCGATGCCGCGCCGGTCATGACGGGTTCGCACGCCGATTCGCAGCCGACGGGCGGCCGTTACGACGGCATCTACGGCGTGCTCGGCGGGCTCGAGGTCGTGCGCGCGCTGAACGACGCGGGCATCGAGACCGAGCGCCCGATCGACGTCGTGATCTGGACCAACGAGGAAGGCTCGCGCTTCGCGCCGGCGATGGTGTCGGCCGGCGTGTTCTCGGGTGTCTATACGCTCGAATACGGGCTGTCGCGCACCGACGGCGCGGGCAGGACGATCGGCGAGGAACTGGCGCGGATCGGCTACGCGGGCAGCGAGCCCGTCGGCGGCTATCCGGTGCATGCGGCGTACGAGCTGCATATCGAACAGGGCGCGATTCTCGAACGGGCCGGCAAGACGATCGGCGTCGTGACGGGCGGGCAGGGGCAGCGCTGGTACGAGGTGACGCTCACCGGTGTCGACGCGCACGCGGGCACGACGCCGATGGCATTCCGTCGCGATGCGCTGGTCGGCGCCGCGCGGATGATCTCGTTCGTCGAGGTGCTCGGCCGCCGTTACGCGCCGGATGCACGTGCGACGGTCGGGATGATCGAGGCGCGGCCGAACTCGCGCAACACGGTGCCGGGCGGCTGCTTCTTCACGGTCGAGTTTCGACATCCGGACGATGCGGTGCTCGATGAACTGGATGCGGCGCTGCGCGCGGAACTTGCCCGTGTGGCCGACGAAACGGGCCTCGGCGCGCAGATCGAGCAGATCTTCACGTATGCGCCGGTCCCGTTCGCGCCGCGCTGTATCGACACGGTGCGTGACGCGGCCCGGGCGCTCGGGCTGTTGCACATGGATATCGTGTCCGGTGCGGGTCATGACGCGTGTTATGTCGCGCGCGTCGCGCCGACCGGGATGATCTTCGTGCCGTGCGTCGACGGGTTGAGCCACAACGAGGCCGAAGCGATTACGCCCGAGTGGGCGGCGGCGGGGGCGGATGTGCTGTTGCGTGCGGTGTTGCGGAGCGCGCAGGAAGCGGGCCGCTGA
- a CDS encoding L-2-amino-thiazoline-4-carboxylic acid hydrolase codes for MTEPIQAPAAAPEDTRLGILARRRIEAEIIKPIYEIMKREFGAERAQAVIAEAVRGAAVDAGRTFAAQEPGGTSVKSFIALQVLWEKDDALDVEVRRADDAHYDYDVHRCSYAEMYHAMGLGEIGHLLSCARDSYFIQGYAPDIALTRTSTIMQGGKRCDFRYRLTDAARGSEQGAGDAA; via the coding sequence ATGACCGAACCCATCCAGGCGCCGGCCGCCGCACCCGAGGACACGCGCCTCGGGATCCTCGCGCGGCGCCGCATCGAAGCGGAAATCATCAAGCCGATCTACGAGATCATGAAGCGCGAGTTCGGCGCCGAGCGCGCGCAGGCCGTGATCGCGGAAGCCGTGCGCGGCGCGGCCGTCGACGCCGGCCGCACGTTCGCCGCGCAGGAGCCGGGCGGCACGAGCGTGAAGTCGTTCATCGCGCTGCAGGTGCTGTGGGAGAAGGACGATGCGCTCGACGTCGAGGTGCGGCGCGCCGACGACGCGCACTACGACTACGACGTGCATCGCTGCAGCTACGCGGAGATGTATCACGCGATGGGGCTCGGCGAGATCGGGCACCTGCTGAGCTGCGCGCGCGACAGTTATTTCATCCAGGGCTATGCGCCCGACATCGCGCTCACGCGGACGAGCACGATCATGCAGGGCGGCAAGCGCTGCGATTTCCGCTATCGGCTGACGGATGCGGCGCGCGGCAGCGAGCAGGGAGCGGGCGATGCGGCGTGA
- a CDS encoding branched-chain amino acid ABC transporter substrate-binding protein: MKISFVPASLAWSAAALIASTPAVAQSAPQTVLIGLAAPLTGPSARIGKDLQNGAQLAIDDANAKHPTIGGKPVVYKLVAADDQSDPRTAVAVAQQLVDQHVIGVVGHWNTGCSVPASRVYRDAGIPQIAPASTGHQYTQQGYATAFRIMGHDDAGGNFTGAYAVKTLKAKRIAVIDDRTSFGAGLADQFIKGVQANGGAIVDRQYVNDKTTDFSGVLTAIKGKRADLVFFGGLDAQAAPIARRMRQLGVNAPLLGAGGFVSQTFLSLAGKDGDGVTALEPGLPLDRMPGGSAFDAQYQSRYHAPIELHAPFAYDAAATLIAAAQKAGTTQPAKLVAAVRAVDRPGVTGRIAFDGEGNLKAPAFTIYQVRGGKWAVVDVLGGSRTASK, encoded by the coding sequence ATGAAAATCTCCTTCGTTCCCGCCAGCCTCGCGTGGTCCGCGGCTGCCCTGATCGCTTCCACGCCCGCCGTCGCGCAATCCGCGCCGCAGACGGTCCTGATCGGTCTCGCCGCGCCGCTCACCGGCCCGTCCGCGCGGATCGGCAAGGACCTGCAGAACGGCGCGCAACTCGCGATCGACGATGCGAACGCGAAGCATCCGACCATCGGCGGCAAGCCGGTCGTCTACAAGCTCGTCGCGGCCGACGATCAATCCGATCCGCGCACGGCCGTCGCGGTCGCGCAGCAGCTCGTCGACCAGCACGTGATCGGCGTCGTCGGCCACTGGAATACGGGCTGCAGCGTGCCGGCGTCGCGCGTCTACCGCGATGCGGGCATCCCGCAGATCGCACCGGCATCCACCGGCCATCAATATACGCAGCAGGGTTACGCGACGGCCTTCCGCATCATGGGTCACGACGATGCGGGCGGCAATTTCACCGGTGCGTATGCGGTGAAGACGCTGAAGGCGAAGCGCATCGCGGTGATCGACGATCGCACGTCGTTCGGCGCGGGGCTCGCCGACCAGTTCATCAAGGGCGTGCAGGCGAACGGCGGCGCGATCGTCGATCGCCAGTACGTGAACGACAAGACGACCGATTTCAGCGGCGTGCTGACCGCGATCAAGGGCAAGCGCGCGGATCTCGTGTTCTTCGGCGGCCTCGATGCGCAGGCCGCGCCGATCGCGCGCCGGATGCGCCAGCTCGGCGTGAACGCGCCGCTGCTGGGCGCGGGGGGCTTCGTGAGCCAGACCTTCCTGTCGCTCGCGGGCAAGGACGGCGACGGCGTGACGGCGCTCGAACCGGGCCTGCCGCTCGACCGGATGCCGGGCGGCAGCGCGTTCGATGCGCAGTACCAGTCGCGCTACCACGCGCCGATCGAACTGCATGCGCCGTTCGCGTATGACGCGGCGGCCACGCTGATCGCGGCCGCGCAGAAGGCCGGCACGACTCAGCCGGCGAAGCTGGTCGCGGCGGTTCGTGCGGTCGACCGGCCCGGCGTGACGGGGCGGATCGCGTTCGACGGCGAAGGCAACCTGAAGGCCCCGGCCTTCACGATCTACCAGGTGCGCGGCGGCAAGTGGGCCGTCGTCGACGTGCTCGGCGGCTCGCGCACCGCGTCCAAATGA
- a CDS encoding LysR substrate-binding domain-containing protein: MKNIEQLPHDPPLRAVRAFEAFARLGSVTAAAGELDITPSAVSHQLQLLEAFIQTPLTVREGRLLALTDEGRDYYRSISAAFSVLRSATRFVRDRSSLRQITVSLIPLLGIGWFIPRLHAFLADNTDVDVTVLYAHHRNYRSDASDLSIRFGTGDWPGYRCERLLPGAMVPMCSPSFLKRHGPFRTPADLARAPLVHDEDRSTWVNWLQGAGVRHVSHAVGPMFEDGQLTLSAARADLGAALLRAPLVERELANGELVKLFDHALDDGRDYYLCTREDADMPDGARRLAAWLRQMAAA, from the coding sequence ATGAAAAATATCGAACAATTACCTCACGATCCGCCGCTGCGCGCGGTGCGTGCGTTCGAAGCCTTCGCGCGCCTCGGGTCGGTTACCGCGGCCGCGGGCGAGCTCGACATCACACCGTCGGCGGTCAGCCACCAGCTGCAGCTGCTCGAAGCGTTCATCCAGACGCCGCTGACGGTACGCGAGGGCCGGCTGCTCGCGCTCACCGACGAAGGCCGCGACTACTACCGCTCGATCAGCGCCGCATTCTCGGTGCTGCGCAGCGCGACGCGCTTCGTGCGCGACCGTTCGTCGCTGCGGCAGATCACCGTGAGCCTGATCCCGCTGCTCGGCATCGGCTGGTTCATTCCGCGGCTGCATGCGTTCCTGGCCGACAACACGGACGTCGACGTCACGGTGCTGTACGCGCACCACCGCAACTACCGCAGCGATGCGTCGGACCTGTCGATCCGATTCGGCACCGGCGACTGGCCCGGCTACCGCTGCGAGCGGCTGCTGCCGGGCGCGATGGTGCCGATGTGCAGCCCGTCGTTCCTGAAGCGCCACGGGCCGTTCCGCACGCCGGCCGATCTCGCGCGCGCGCCGCTCGTGCACGACGAGGATCGCAGCACGTGGGTCAACTGGCTGCAGGGCGCCGGCGTGCGGCATGTGTCGCACGCGGTGGGGCCGATGTTCGAGGACGGCCAGTTGACGCTGAGCGCCGCGCGTGCGGATCTCGGCGCGGCATTGCTGCGCGCGCCGCTGGTCGAGCGCGAACTGGCGAACGGCGAGCTCGTGAAACTGTTCGATCACGCACTCGACGACGGGCGCGATTACTACCTGTGCACGCGTGAGGACGCCGACATGCCGGACGGGGCGCGGCGGCTGGCGGCGTGGTTGAGGCAAATGGCGGCGGCGTGA
- a CDS encoding aspartate/glutamate racemase family protein has protein sequence MALIGVLGGMGPLATVDFMQRVMQLTRARCDQEHLSMIVANLTHTPDRSRAIVAGGVDPLPALLDGIDLLNRCGAGVIVIPCNSAHHWYAQMAERSAAPILHIVDASVAAVPAGVRRVAVLATGGALVSGFYQASLRSRGIEPVMPAAAAQRDIAACIEAVKATRIEAAAGHLSRALATLERRKVSVAVMGCTEIPIAARALRNARVMLIDSTQELARATVAYAVERGWGRAM, from the coding sequence ATGGCACTCATCGGCGTTCTCGGCGGAATGGGGCCGCTCGCCACGGTCGACTTCATGCAGCGCGTGATGCAGCTGACGCGTGCGCGCTGCGATCAGGAGCATCTGTCGATGATCGTCGCGAACCTGACGCATACGCCCGATCGCTCGCGCGCGATCGTCGCCGGCGGCGTCGACCCGTTGCCGGCGCTGCTCGACGGCATCGACCTGCTGAACCGGTGCGGCGCCGGCGTGATCGTGATCCCGTGCAATTCGGCGCACCACTGGTATGCGCAGATGGCCGAACGGAGCGCGGCGCCGATCCTGCATATCGTCGACGCGTCGGTGGCCGCGGTGCCGGCAGGCGTGCGGCGGGTGGCGGTACTCGCGACGGGCGGCGCGCTCGTGTCGGGGTTCTACCAGGCGTCGCTGCGCTCGCGCGGCATCGAGCCGGTGATGCCGGCCGCGGCCGCCCAGCGCGACATCGCCGCCTGCATCGAGGCCGTCAAGGCAACGCGGATCGAAGCCGCCGCCGGGCATCTTTCGCGGGCGCTGGCGACGCTCGAGCGGCGCAAGGTTTCCGTCGCGGTGATGGGCTGCACGGAGATTCCGATCGCGGCGCGCGCGTTGCGCAACGCGAGGGTCATGCTCATCGACAGCACGCAGGAACTGGCGCGCGCCACGGTCGCCTATGCGGTCGAACGAGGCTGGGGCAGGGCGATGTAG
- a CDS encoding dicarboxylate/amino acid:cation symporter, whose product MKTTTRSQWLHAFAVNPWTVFGSLALGVLAGMLLPEAAPKFAFVGDIYVGLLKMTALPFMVAAVIFSLQRLMGDGSAVDLVGRVMVMFVGVSVFVVVVGAVVLLAMRPGEHLSNDTLRAFGAMVGSDGAASDTVMSLYGADPSEKASGFADMLIALVPGNFFAALANGDTLKALVFSLFFGFAAGRLPASASTALAQSLETVYFTCQKLMHWLAYPTPVVLFCMGAAHIGTSGIGPLEAMIRFVAAFLVVSAVLIGAAIVVIWKRSGRTLAATLAELRIPFALALATRSSMACMPGMIQCLVDGFGFARARVELLVPLTVSLLRVGPMVYYASATLFIAQLYERPLDAGELGLVLLASVLAGFASAGTSGLVTVSLAGMTCAYLHLPFEAAFVLFAAVDPVCEMLRTLLLVIGNSAVVSFICSRPSRS is encoded by the coding sequence ATGAAAACGACAACCCGTTCCCAATGGCTTCATGCTTTCGCCGTCAATCCGTGGACCGTGTTCGGCAGCCTCGCGCTCGGCGTGCTGGCCGGCATGCTGCTGCCGGAGGCCGCGCCGAAATTTGCGTTCGTCGGGGACATTTACGTCGGCCTGCTGAAGATGACGGCGCTGCCGTTCATGGTGGCGGCGGTGATCTTCAGCCTGCAGCGGCTGATGGGCGACGGCAGCGCGGTGGATCTCGTCGGGCGCGTGATGGTGATGTTCGTCGGCGTGTCGGTGTTCGTCGTCGTCGTCGGGGCGGTCGTGCTGCTCGCGATGCGGCCGGGCGAGCACCTGTCGAACGACACGCTCAGGGCCTTCGGCGCGATGGTCGGCAGCGACGGTGCGGCGAGCGACACCGTGATGAGCCTGTACGGCGCCGATCCGTCGGAGAAGGCCTCCGGCTTCGCCGACATGCTGATCGCGCTCGTGCCGGGCAACTTCTTCGCCGCGCTGGCGAACGGCGATACGCTGAAAGCGCTCGTCTTCTCGCTGTTCTTCGGCTTCGCGGCCGGGCGGCTCCCCGCGAGCGCGTCGACGGCGCTCGCCCAATCGCTGGAGACGGTCTACTTCACGTGCCAGAAGCTCATGCACTGGCTCGCCTATCCGACGCCGGTCGTGCTGTTCTGCATGGGCGCCGCGCACATCGGCACGTCCGGCATCGGGCCGCTCGAAGCGATGATCCGCTTCGTCGCGGCATTCCTTGTCGTGTCGGCGGTGCTGATCGGGGCGGCGATCGTCGTGATCTGGAAGCGCTCGGGGCGCACGCTGGCCGCGACGCTCGCCGAGCTGCGCATCCCGTTCGCGCTCGCGCTCGCCACCCGCAGCAGCATGGCCTGCATGCCGGGGATGATCCAGTGTCTCGTCGACGGGTTCGGCTTTGCCCGCGCGCGCGTCGAGCTGCTCGTGCCGTTGACCGTATCGCTGCTGCGCGTCGGCCCGATGGTCTATTACGCCAGCGCGACGCTGTTCATCGCGCAGCTCTACGAGCGTCCGCTCGATGCGGGCGAGCTCGGGCTGGTGCTGCTCGCGTCGGTGCTCGCCGGTTTTGCGTCGGCGGGCACGTCGGGCCTCGTGACCGTGTCGCTGGCGGGCATGACATGCGCCTATCTTCATTTGCCGTTCGAGGCCGCGTTCGTGCTGTTCGCCGCGGTCGATCCGGTTTGCGAGATGCTGCGGACCCTGTTGCTGGTGATCGGCAATTCGGCCGTCGTCTCGTTCATTTGTTCGCGGCCGTCGCGAAGCTGA
- a CDS encoding ABC transporter substrate-binding protein: MHSCWPARMPAGGLLGALVVALLAGPAHSHDARASAPVAAAPPAATPAGLVQMPDGRLLAPEFARIVTRGELVVAVLGVDQPPFFESRNGELAGVDIDLANEIAKKLGVAVRFNREAATFDGVVQLLATGRADLAVSKLSRTLPRAQVIRFSTPYVSLKRALLLNRVRFAELARGRPVPEVVRDYDGTIGIVAGSAYADYVQTDFPKAQIRTYSSWSAVLDALNAGAVSATYRDELAIKRVMKEEPTAPIRLRVATLADLNDSLAIGVRVSDPTLLAFVNQFLADRGRRFDVKALLNATSR, from the coding sequence ATGCATTCCTGTTGGCCCGCCCGCATGCCTGCGGGCGGGTTGCTCGGCGCGCTCGTCGTCGCGCTGTTGGCCGGCCCGGCGCACTCGCACGATGCGCGGGCATCGGCGCCGGTCGCGGCGGCACCTCCGGCCGCAACGCCGGCCGGACTCGTGCAGATGCCCGACGGCAGGCTGCTCGCGCCGGAATTCGCGCGCATCGTCACGCGGGGCGAACTCGTCGTCGCGGTGCTCGGCGTCGACCAGCCGCCGTTCTTCGAGTCGCGCAACGGGGAATTGGCCGGGGTCGACATCGACCTCGCGAACGAGATCGCGAAAAAGCTCGGCGTGGCGGTGCGTTTCAACCGCGAGGCCGCCACGTTCGACGGCGTCGTGCAACTGCTCGCGACGGGGCGGGCCGATCTCGCCGTCAGCAAGCTGTCGCGCACGTTGCCGCGCGCGCAGGTCATCCGCTTCAGCACGCCGTACGTGAGCCTGAAGCGTGCGCTGCTGCTCAATCGCGTCCGGTTCGCCGAGCTTGCGAGGGGGCGCCCCGTGCCGGAGGTCGTGCGCGACTATGACGGCACGATCGGCATCGTGGCGGGCTCGGCCTACGCGGACTACGTGCAGACCGACTTTCCGAAAGCGCAGATCCGCACCTACTCGAGCTGGAGCGCGGTGCTGGATGCGCTGAACGCCGGCGCCGTGTCGGCGACCTATCGCGACGAGCTCGCCATCAAGCGCGTGATGAAAGAAGAGCCGACTGCGCCGATCCGCCTGCGCGTGGCGACGCTCGCCGATCTCAACGATTCGCTCGCGATCGGCGTGCGCGTCTCCGATCCGACGCTGCTGGCTTTCGTCAATCAGTTCCTGGCGGACCGCGGCAGACGGTTCGACGTGAAGGCGCTGCTCAATGCGACGAGTCGATGA
- a CDS encoding transcriptional regulator, whose translation MPTPEEKAAFSERLKFALQRGPHKVAGATDLARHFNLRHHGAHPVSTQTVHKWLTGRTIPTPDKLRTLATWLRVDLHWLRYGPPPSAASCMTPPPLPRDERYPPTRETIELASKIETLSAHHRYLLEELIEQFYGDAPTR comes from the coding sequence ATGCCGACACCCGAAGAAAAAGCGGCGTTCAGCGAACGCCTGAAATTCGCATTGCAACGCGGCCCGCATAAAGTCGCGGGCGCGACGGATCTGGCGCGGCACTTCAATCTCCGTCACCATGGCGCGCATCCGGTGTCGACGCAGACCGTGCACAAATGGCTGACCGGGCGCACGATCCCGACGCCGGATAAACTACGCACGCTCGCAACATGGCTGCGCGTCGACCTGCACTGGCTGCGCTACGGCCCGCCGCCGAGCGCCGCGTCGTGCATGACGCCGCCGCCGCTGCCGCGCGACGAGCGCTATCCGCCGACGCGCGAGACGATCGAGCTGGCGTCGAAGATCGAGACGCTGTCGGCGCACCACCGCTACCTGCTCGAGGAGCTGATCGAGCAGTTCTACGGCGACGCGCCGACGCGCTGA